A single genomic interval of Deltaproteobacteria bacterium harbors:
- a CDS encoding DMT family transporter — translation MSNPIHIFHFVLISLFWGCSFFAIGIAVQHYPPFFAAFLRSFVGMVLMTIYLLWRRGKIQKPKIWLQSFGAGFFTMGLAWVFLFWGEKHVSPALASVLNATVPIFVTVLSPLMTPEDRLSWNKWVGVLIGFLGVAVIFAPEISWNFSVYLEGLIAIILMAICYAIGVLWTRRIAERTGNAINLFYQCLGSSLFLLVVSIIFESPQSLQWSWPGALSILYLGIFSTAIAWLLFFRLIKEAGSVEASATTLCVPLVAIFLDIFFLKKWLKWNQGLGAIVILAAVFIIHWKQKIRDKSKVQGFV, via the coding sequence ATGTCAAACCCAATACATATTTTTCATTTTGTTCTCATAAGCCTTTTCTGGGGTTGTTCTTTTTTTGCTATCGGCATCGCGGTTCAACACTATCCGCCGTTTTTCGCCGCCTTTTTAAGAAGCTTCGTTGGAATGGTCTTGATGACAATCTATCTTTTGTGGCGCCGTGGAAAAATACAAAAACCCAAAATCTGGCTCCAATCCTTTGGTGCGGGTTTTTTCACAATGGGGCTTGCGTGGGTTTTTCTTTTTTGGGGAGAAAAACACGTCAGTCCGGCATTAGCGTCTGTACTCAACGCCACCGTCCCCATTTTTGTAACCGTTTTATCTCCGTTGATGACACCCGAAGACAGACTGAGTTGGAATAAATGGGTTGGGGTACTGATTGGATTTCTGGGCGTCGCCGTCATTTTCGCGCCGGAAATTTCGTGGAATTTTTCAGTCTACCTTGAAGGCCTCATCGCCATCATTCTCATGGCAATTTGCTACGCCATTGGAGTTTTGTGGACACGCCGCATTGCCGAGCGCACCGGAAACGCCATCAATCTTTTCTATCAATGCCTTGGGTCCTCTCTCTTTTTACTAGTTGTCTCGATTATTTTCGAATCCCCTCAATCCCTTCAATGGTCGTGGCCCGGCGCCCTTTCAATCTTGTATTTGGGAATATTCAGTACCGCCATCGCTTGGCTTCTTTTTTTCCGACTGATCAAAGAAGCCGGAAGTGTGGAGGCAAGCGCAACAACACTCTGCGTTCCCCTCGTCGCCATTTTTCTCGACATCTTTTTTTTGAAGAAGTGGTTAAAGTGGAATCAGG